The stretch of DNA TTCTCTTCTGCGCTGCCTTCATCGGTGGCACGCTCAACTCGGTGGCGGGCGGCGGCAGCTTCTTCACCTTCCCCTCGCTCCTCTTCGCAGGCATCGACGCCAAGATGGCCAACGCCACCAGCACGATCGCGCTGTGGCCCGGCTCGCTGGCCAGCGTGCTGGCCTACCGCGAGGAGATGGGCGACATGCGGCAGCAGGTGCGGCTGCTCGCGCCGATCAGCATGATCGGCGGGCTGGCGGGCGCGCTGCTGCTGCTCGTCACCCCCTCGGATGTGTTCGAGCAGATGCTGCCCTACCTGATGCTGGTGGCGACCCTGCTGTTCACCTTCAGCGCCCGCATCACGGCCTTTGTGCGCGGCCTCGACCACCGCGCCGACTCGCCGCGCGCGGTGCTGGTGCGGGCCGTGGTCATCCAGGCGGTTATCTCGGTGTACGGCGGCTTCTTCGGCGGCGGGATCGGCATCCTGATGCTGGCCGCGCTGGCCCTGATGGGCATGGAGCACATCCACCGCATGAACGCGCTCAAGGCGCT from Chloroflexia bacterium SDU3-3 encodes:
- a CDS encoding sulfite exporter TauE/SafE family protein — encoded protein: MLLNSILLFCAAFIGGTLNSVAGGGSFFTFPSLLFAGIDAKMANATSTIALWPGSLASVLAYREEMGDMRQQVRLLAPISMIGGLAGALLLLVTPSDVFEQMLPYLMLVATLLFTFSARITAFVRGLDHRADSPRAVLVRAVVIQAVISVYGGFFGGGIGILMLAALALMGMEHIHRMNALKALLGSLINGIAVVTFIIAREVEWGPAVIMIVGAILGGYIGAAVARKIDPKVIRSFVIVVGLGISAYLFVRG